The nucleotide window ctgagtcagagagtaacctcataaacttcttagtgaaccaacgccacaagaaggatatactctttccctacaacttcaagtgagtgttaataatatcgatcatccttaatggctcatatgttgattctagttaattaatgagtgttatgcgttatatcctataaacacatgcagcaatcactggatattgatggacatcgatctggtgaaaagtcacttgataatctatgactcgatgagaaaaccacaacaagactaccaagatatgatagatattatccagaggtaatttcggtgtCTCTagtaactatatatacacacaaacataatgattaactatatctgatgacgtggcaaatttttttattgggcagtgtttgaaaaacctttattgagaagcaacacatgagaaaatgcaaagtgccactgaatgtaatccctttgaaagtaagtcccctaaatcacatcatctttattaattaaacatatagctttcaccggatcaccagattggatgacaaatctttttctcataaagtggtgtctgaggtaggaacaggggaacaactactgtggttactatgtttgcaagtttatcaaggaggtctcccaaagaactcctacaaagagactcaaagtacgttaaaaatacactatatattcatttaattattattattgattgtgttactatgtctttatatatatatatatatatatatatatatatatatatatatatatatacatatatatatatgtatgtatgtacatatattaatttattttcctttaattcaaacctgtagactcgatggttggaggaaaatgtCATACGACAaaaccaaatcaaagcaattcaagagtctatagccggattttttaatgaccaggtcatctaTTCCATGGGCgtgttctacttcgacccaacactgccatggaagccaagctagaggatgagaggaaatttgttatatcacaacaactgtaatgcaatcttttgtaatatatgcatataaaataatataatgtaaaatacacatatgcatgcatgcatgtatatatatatatatatatatatatatatatatatatatatatatatttctatgcttgaattgtgtgatttaatacgttcattgtgcttgaaccgaaacatactatacgcgcgtataaatatattattagcagcgtataatacgacttcgaaaacctattttgaaaagaaaacaaaaaatgaaaagaaaagaaaaaagaaaaaaaaacctttagtcccgattcgtattacgggactaaagggtgccggcctcgtggcatgtcaggaggcaccttagtcccggttggtgttacccaccgggactaaaggtcccctttattcttggttcctgacccgggactaaaggaccccctttagtcccggatgcttgcttccgggtggggaaccgggactagagggggttccccaccgggagtaaagaccGTCTCTGTACCAGtgtctatatctatacctaataataaaaaggTAAAATTTTAGCCTACCTTTTTTGGTTTTAGTCCAACCATATTTTTTGTCCATCCACCTAACGTAactggaaagaaaagaaaatcttTCATCCAACTAAGAGATTGACTCGGTCTATCATGAATACTTATTAGACTAGGAAAACTATATCTTTCGACCATCACAGTTTTTTATCCGCATCAGAGTCTGGTTTGGTCTAAATCTTTTTTTTAATCCTTTTTGTTTCATGTCCGATTGCTCCATCTTCCGGGCTGGGCCTAAGAAGGTGCCACCCCATCCGGCAAATGTTAGAAGTCTATTAATGAAAACAAGGATGGCAAATGTTAAATCGTCCCCATCCTTGTTTTCATTAATAAGCCCATTAGCCTGTGATTGCTACAATTACCAAGGACAATACCAAAAATAGCATCAATACAAATTAAGTTGTCATGGCCGTTGCAATCGTGTAGCAAGTTGAAGCGAATAGATCGAATGTTTGATAGCTTCTTTCCCCGTTGCAATGCACAAGCATGTTTGCTAATAAAGATAAAGATAAAGATGAGTTGAACTGTTGAAGGGGTTCTTGTACAATGGAGACGATGACAGTATCCTAGCTAGTGGACTTGGGATTCAAGCCGCTTGTCTTTCCATCACTGGAGCGCCGCCGATGTGGAGCAACCTACTATAGCGATGTCACCGCGCGCCGTAGATGGGGTATATGTTGACGTGCTTCACCTCGCCAGTTGTATGCCAGCGTTCCATGCATTAGAGGAAGGTTTGGCCCCACTCTTAGGACTATATTTCCTTAATATGCTAAGCTTTTTGCTCGCCGCCGCCATCACGTCGATCTTCATCACCGAGCCACAAACGAACGTTGGTTATTTGGGAATGTTTTGTACGGAGAGGAGTGAGGGTGGTCTAGTGGAGGAGGACGTGGCAGCGGTGATGGAGGAGCAGGGGCTCTTAGGGATGCAAGCAACACACGTTGGCACATCAACGATGGCAACACTCGGGACGAAGCATCTGGTTGCCCTAGGCCATTGAAGGCGCTATGTCGAGTGGGGAAGAGGGATGAGCAAGGAGCGGCTGATGACTGACGGTGGAGGACGTGACCGATTTATGGGCAGATCATGGCGGACCGGCATGAAGCTCTGAACTAAGGGGTGGCCATGGAGCAAGTGCAGGTGGCCGGGGATGGGTGAGATCGAAGGAGATTTAAAGACGGAACGAGAGGAGCCAATGGGTACACAGTCATGCTGCACGGTACCCCTACCGGACGGAGTTGTGACGTTGTGAACTTGGCCTTTTGAATAGCTGAACACGTGGAAAGATTAGAAGGTAAGTTTCATGGTGCATATTTCTTGTAAAGATAAAGATTGTATCGATTTCTGTTTGCACTAATCTTTTTTGTGCTCGATTAGTTATCGGCATCCTTAAGTACCGTTTTTTTGTCCTCGCCCTGTCGCCCGTATACCAAAAATAAGTAGATTTTGAAGAGCATCTCTAGTAATGCTACCTAAATCAGGCCCACTACTTTTCGATTTGGATGGCCATCGCCTCGCACCATGGCTGAAGCTAAGCTTGCCCGTGCCCATCTGTCGGCTCCGGCTCCTACTGCAGCGACGACGCTATACTCCAAGAGAAAGAGACGGGGGTCGTTGATCTCGGGGAAGATGGGAGCCGCCCAGGAAGGAGTCTCCTCGCCGGCTtcggggctcctcctcctccgcgttAGATCGAGCGCTCGTCCACTGCGTTGTCGGTTCGGGCATGCGAAAGGTGCTCGTCAAGGGAAgatgaggagaggaggaagaagaatttgacatgtggggcccgcgcgtcagtgaAAAAGGAGATGGGCTGCAACGAAATATATGTATTCATATACGGTGTTACTGGGCCCAAGTTGTCTCTATACGTATTCCGTAGCATTCATGTGAGTAGCGTAAAACTATAATAGTCCGCTTCAAAATAATAAACTATAATGGTGTTTTTCCAAACTTTGAAATTTGCAATAGTATCGATAAAAAAACCTAGAAGGTGGGGCTTTGCTTTtggcctcgccctcgccctcgctctCCCCGTTTCCGCCCTTACTTCTCCTGTTCCCGCCCTCGTCTCCCGTTTTCCCGCCCTTACATCTCCCGTTTCCTCCCTTACTTCTCCCGTTTCCGCCCTCGCCCCCGCCTTTCGCCAAGCAATCGCATCACACTGGCCCACTCCCGCCGCTGAGCCCCACTTTCCCCGCGCCCCCTCGCATATATAATCCTGGCATGTCATCTCCCCAAAACGGCCAAACCCACGCCACGCACACAAAACACAGGAATCGTAGAAGATCAAAATCTTCCCGAGAGAGATGGCGAGCTCCGCTGAGGGCGGGCGTGCGCTGGCGGTCCTCGGTCAGGGCGAGATTGCCGCGGTGGCTGTCTCCGACCAGGGAGAGCGTGCGGCGGTGGCTATCTCCGGCCAGGGCGAGCGTGCGGCGGTGGCGGTCTACGGCCAGGGCGAGCGTGACGCGGTGGCGGTCTCCGGAGAGGGcgggcgtgcggcggcggcggcggtctccGGCCAGGGCGAGCATGAGGCGGCGGCGGTCTCCTACTTGGGCGAGCGTGAGGCGGCGGCGGTCTCCGGCCAGGGCGGGCGTGCGGCGGCCGCTGTCTCCGGTGTCGGCGAGGCGGCAGCCTCCGGCAAGCGCAAGCAGTGCGACTGCGACTACATCCCGGACTACCCATGCACGGAGCGTCTCCGTTGGCGCCGGCTCCTTGCGTACCTCCGGGACAACTGCTACGACCAGATCTACCATGTGTATGCCCTCAATCTCAACCCCCAACACACCCACCCACCAAAAATCCTCGTGCGAATGAATGCGTATGAGTGTATGACTGATCGATCCTCTGGTTAACATCGCAGGGCCAAAAATAAGTTGCGTGTGATCTTCGACGTCGAGGACCTGGTGAAGCGGATCAAGGCAGGCCAGCTCGAGGAGGCGTGTGACCACGTCAGGACCTTCGCACCCATCTGGGAATTGAGCAGCCGCGCTGAGCTCCTCACGCTCTTCCTCCATTACCTCATGGCCATCCACAGATTCGCCGACGGCGACACAGCCAAGGAAGGTGTCGTCCGCGACTGGTTCATAAAGTTGTACAGGCATCGTGCTGCGCTCTCTAAGTGTCCTTGCCTCGTCGCCCTTGTTACCGATGTCCTCTCCCTTCGCACACTTTATGTCAGGTAATACCCTACGCTTCTCTCTTACATCTAGCTTGTGGCTTGTGCTGCTGCATCGATCTATATGAGTATATGTAATGTGATGAGCGATCGAACGAATGTCCTGTATATATATGCTTGCTGCAGGAACACTCTGGACTGGCAACTCGTCAGGAACAAGGCAGCGGAGCTGGTCGAGCAGATGGTTTCTGAGATGCCTGAGCTCAAGGAGATGACGCGTTACCCGCTCGCCCAGAACGAGCTGTACGACGTAATGCCCATTAGGTGCaggtgcgtgcgtgtgtgtgtgcgcgcgcgcgtgcaggtgcgtgcgtgtgtgcgcgcgcgcgcgcgccaggGCAGGGTTTACAATTTCGGCGAAATATCGCCGAAATTTCCGAAATATCGCTTTTTTCATTAAGGTCCGAAATTGTTTTGTATCGGTCAAAATTTTTCGGTTAAATTCATCTTTCACTCTAAAATTACACCAAACCACACTAAAATGACCCTCCATATCATCTAGTCTTATCAAAGTCTTAAATTTCTTCAAATCTATTTAATTTTCCACTCACACATTGGACGGCACTGGTATATGCAGCTCGCCCACCGTCAGCACACTGTATTACCGCGGTTCTACTTCTGTGATATATTATGTTATTTCGTCGATGTTATATAAATTTACGATGGACGATGGATTATAGAGTTTTTCTAGTGAAATGATGCCAAATTTGTTTAAAActcaatttaaatttatttaaatttgaaccgatatttccgaaatttccgaaatttcgtatttatcgctggggaccgaaatttttttcttaccGGTATTGTAAACCCTGCGCCAGGGTGCAATAAGCTTCGTTCTCCACTGCATAATGTCATTCAACCAACTGTCTGACTGCTGCCTTTGTGATCTAATCTTTGCTAGCTTCCGTCCAAGGCGTCAAGTGAAGAAAGTAGGCAGCAAGAAGCAAGCAACAGATGTTGCAAAGGTCTATCttgagatgaagaagaggtacatCATGCACATTGATTGAAAGAGTTCTAGCTGAAACCCTGCACTGTGTAGTTGTTTTCTCTGCTTATTTTATATACACAGATCTGTGCTACATATATGCTGGTTTGTGCAGGTTGGTTCCTTCAGCTCAGATGGACTGTCATGATTATTCAGGTATTATAATGTTATGGGATACCTCTGAGTAGGAGCATCACCTTTTTTAGCATCACACACCAACTGTAggacatgtttaatttgtgataTACAGCTGTGCTGATTAACAACCGACATTTTCAACAGCAATTTCACCAAGGACATTGGGAGTGCTGCTGATACAACTATTTGGTACGTGCATCTAGTTTGCTATCTGTCTCTGCCTTTAGCTCGATCACTTGCCAAACCAAGTATATGTCCCCATGTTGTATTTTGCTGAAGAATGATGCTATGTTTTGGTTGCATAAAACACccttttatgcaaatgattctGTTTGATCTTCCAAGCTTGCACGCTTGCGTTGCTAGATACAATGTTCTATTTTGTGGCAAAATCACTTGAAATTCGTTTGCTTGTGATGACTAGAAAACTAATGCGATCTTCAGAGTTAGCTGAAAGCATGTATACTAGATTATTGGATCTTCAATGCCTGAAAACTGGCCTAACTTGAACTGCCCCAACTGTATCACAAAGTCCCGTTTGCAAAACCACTTCTTTTGGCGATTGACTGGAAAGCTCATTAAATATTCAGAAAAAGTTTTGCGAGCTGGTCAGCGCAAGGTGCTCAAACAAGGCCATCCATCTGAATATTTATCCAGAGGAGGTAATATAGTATTTTCTGCTATTAAAAACAAGTTCCAGCTTCAGATTTGCTCATATTGTTGTTTCTCTGCAGTTCTTACACAATTGCTGATATTGTTGTTTCTCTGCAGTGTTTACACTCAAGACTGCGCACGACTGTAAATCCATACCTGGCCACAGGCCACATGATGATGGAAAAAGGACATCGTCCTGAACATGCATCCAACCAGGGTAAACATGCACTGTATTTTCTAAATTTCAAAATTAAGCTGCATCTATTAGAGTTGATCTGAACGGGGGAAGACCCGCACCCATTACTTATTAGATATGTTCCTGTGGCAAGCTTCTGGTCCATCGATTTATTCTTGTCTTAATAGTTTATCTCTTATAATATTCAGAAAAGTTTTTTCAAGCTGTTCAGCCTATGATGCTCAATCAAGGCCATAGACCTGAATATTTTTCCAGAGGAGGTAATATTGTAATTTCTGCCGTTAAAAACAAGCTCCGCCCTCGATTGCTGATATTGTTACTTGCCTGCAGTCTTTCCATTTGAGGCTTTGCATGCTTATAAATCTATAGCTGAGCGCATGAAGATAGAACAAGGACATGGGCCTGAACATGCATCCAACCAAGGTAAAGATGCATTGTGTTTTATACAGTAATTAAGCTGCATCTTCTAACTGCAGGACTGATTCAAATGCGGTGTGTGATCCCCCACCTGCACCTTTGGTCCCTGAAatgattactccctccgttccaaattataagttgattTGACTTTTTTTTTGGTACATTCATTATActcatctagatataataatatgtctagatacatagcaaaatggatgaacaaaaCAAGTCAAAATGACTTACTAATTCTTAATAACTGTGGAAAGCTACTGTAAATGTTGCTATCGAGTCATTGTCTTATGGTTTACTGTTTTTGGCAGCCATGAAACGCCCGAGGTTTCTGGAGTCTCACCGAGACACTATCCATCAAGGAAATGCTTTAAAGAGGCTACACATAACTGGGAATTTCGAAGTAAGTCCTTTTAGATACTGTTTTGTGTGCTCATCAGTAGACTGCAATGGCAAATATGTAAAGCTATATTCGAAGTTCCATCTGTATTCTGTGTAATTATTTGATCGATGCATTTTGCTTTGagttgcattatttgtattcagTAATTGCATAAATGTGTTGTGCTACTCTATCATGAGAGAAAAAACCCTTTTCTTTGCATATGTAATTTGGACTATACGATGAGCCAAGACACATTTATAATGCTAAATAGTATTGATTATGATCCCTACTGTTAGTCAATAACATCAATAGTAGAAGCATAAGCACTAGATCCCTACTGCATGAGTTTTGGACACTCTGAGAGCACACTGGACAGGACAATTAGTTTGATGTGGCTTAATTTAGGTAACAGCATGATTTAAGCACTAAAGTTTTCGTTCCCCATTGTTTGCATTTAGTTGTACTccatctattctaaattataacacaatttgacttttctagatacatagttttttttactagtgtatatctaaatgcatagcaaaacttacaaatctagaaaaaaaaaatcttataatttggaatggagggagtagcatgTATGGTTCAAGAGTTTTATGTACTTTTATTACTGTAAGCCCTTCTAAAACATCTCTCCTCACTACGTTTATACCATTCTTTTTTCTTGCCATTCAGGATCTGAAGCACGGCCTTGGCGTGTAACAGCTGGGTGTGGTGGCCAGCTCCAAGTAGTTTGTTGCTACATACTCTTTCCTAGCTAGCACCACTCAGGACTTGTAAGCGTGACTGACCCCAAGGGGCTTAAACAATCATTGTAATATCCTCTTTACTCGTTTCGTGCTTTAAAACCCTTAACCTCGTACCGGTTTCGTACTAGTCTTATTATTTGGTGGAGACTGCCTTCTGAATACTTGATTGAATCGGCCTCTTGAAAGTTTgg belongs to Miscanthus floridulus cultivar M001 unplaced genomic scaffold, ASM1932011v1 os_2219_1_2, whole genome shotgun sequence and includes:
- the LOC136534723 gene encoding uncharacterized protein, encoding MASSAEGGRALAVLGQGEIAAVAVSDQGERAAVAISGQGERAAVAVYGQGERDAVAVSGEGGRAAAAAVSGQGEHEAAAVSYLGEREAAAVSGQGGRAAAAVSGVGEAAASGKRKQCDCDYIPDYPCTERLRWRRLLAYLRDNCYDQIYHVAKNKLRVIFDVEDLVKRIKAGQLEEACDHVRTFAPIWELSSRAELLTLFLHYLMAIHRFADGDTAKEGVVRDWFIKLYRHRAALSKCPCLVALVTDVLSLRTLYVRNTLDWQLVRNKAAELVEQMVSEMPELKEMTRYPLAQNELYDVMPIRCSFRPRRQVKKVGSKKQATDVAKVYLEMKKRLVPSAQMDCHDYSAISPRTLGVLLIQLFEKVLRAGQRKVLKQGHPSEYLSRGVFTLKTAHDCKSIPGHRPHDDGKRTSS